From the Lathyrus oleraceus cultivar Zhongwan6 chromosome 3, CAAS_Psat_ZW6_1.0, whole genome shotgun sequence genome, the window TACgtttaatttattcattttttcaaattattaccgGTGTCGCCGTGTCAGTGTTGGGGTCGTGTTTGGGGTGTCCGTGCTTCATATCAATTCCATATAACATATGATTGTCCAGTCAAAATTTCCTATAAGAGTGTTGTTTCTATCACAAATTAGAGCTTGGGTACATTGATTAAGATCACTCTCCTGTCTCTACTCCCTATCGTACTGTATAATGAAACCAAAACACTTAAACCATGGAACTATAGGAATGTTATACTCCAATTTTCACATATAAGCAATAATTTGTGTACTCTCTAAATTTTACATTCAGAGACTCTGATGCACCTCTACTAAAACCCCCGCCATAAGAAAAATTCAAATTCCATGACAAAATCAATGTCCTAGTACAGCAGTATTGCACAGAAAGATTGCACAAAACAAAAGCTATAATGACAGGACAGGAAAGCAGACCCAATTTAAGCTATAAAAAGCACACACCCATTCAACCCTTTAACATCCAAGCAGAGTAACTTAAAAGTCCACTTTCCACTCATAATTTCAGGAGTAATATTAAACTAATAAAAAGAATTTAAGCAGACAGGTATAAATTAaagaataataaaaaaaaacagatATAAAGAAAGATAAGAATAATAGATAGGAAAAATTCCAATCTCGTATTGTCCCCCTCCTAACTCAAATGCCAACCCTTAAGGAACATCAATTTTAAGAACCACATGATGTCTACAACATGATGAACCTACATTATGGTACCTATGTATCAATGCAAATCTCACTCCCCCTTTCATTTACAAATGCATAAACCAAAACCACCGCTACATAACAATTCAGAACCATGTTTTCTAAACACACACAATCAAcaataaataacacacaacaaCACTCCAGCATCCTAACCAACAACACTGAAAGGTTAAAACGTTAACATCTCAAAGTAAACATTGCTGAAATCTAGAAATATTCAGATCATCATTAACATTGCCTGAAAATATTCTCAATTTCTtcaaataataataacaacaGTAAAATCCGATCAATTACATTCCGAATAATACAAAAACACTAAAATTTACCGAATTTTTCAGAATttgagaaataaaagaaaaacatGGAAAAAAACATCGTAAAGAAAGGAATTAGATTGAGAAAGAGAGAATGAATAGAGACCTCGAGTTTAGCGGAAAGTTTGAAGATTGGGATGCAGACAAGGAAGACGCCGAACATGGCGATGGCGGTGTTGCGTTTCCAGTGTTTAGGGCGACAGTTAGGGCCACCGGTCATACTCCAAACCTTGTACCTGAAATCTCCATTGCCGCCATTCCCGTGATCTGCTGCACCACCTCCCATTTCTAAGGCTGTTGTTCCAAAATACCGAAATCGAAACCCTAATTCGATTGATAGATGAATCGCTTTTAATTTTACACACTTGGATTGGGATTGGGAGGAAGTGAGGAAAGAGAACGAGGAAGTCCTATATCTGAGCTGAGGTCCAGTGTGTGACTGACCACAATGTTATCATAGGGTTAACTAATTTCTAATTATCCTATTGGTTGGCTCGTTAGTTTTCTTTTTTTGGTTACATTCGTTGGATCTATAAATGAATTGTAAAATTTaaaggaaaatatttgaattttagcttttaaatttaaattaattcaACTAGTGAATGAAATGATAAGCAATGATGATAATTGTATCCATTTACAGTAGGTATTCATAAAAGTTATTTATAATTTGATAGGATATTCGCAAATCAGATACAGACATAGATATAAACATCAATAATTATCCACTATAA encodes:
- the LOC127127126 gene encoding uncharacterized protein LOC127127126, with amino-acid sequence MGGGAADHGNGGNGDFRYKVWSMTGGPNCRPKHWKRNTAIAMFGVFLVCIPIFKLSAKLEQRPHHPVRPIPSQMWCKNFGTKDYKEYE